From Desmodus rotundus isolate HL8 chromosome 10, HLdesRot8A.1, whole genome shotgun sequence, one genomic window encodes:
- the TICRR gene encoding treslin, whose protein sequence is MACCHNVMLLLDTAGGAAGQNLARRASLRLLIYLSCRFGLARVRWAFRFFDSLGARSRPSRVSDFRELGTRSWEDFEEELEARFGDGAPGAHLPGLAPRAAHTHSALMETLLDYQWDRPEITSPTKPVLRSSGRRLLDVESEAREAETALGGFGNAVFLLAPCPHSQRELLQFVSGCEARARGPPPAARQLTEKVLPKRVQEGMMARKITLYWVDTAERSRLRESPDHLGYWAVCELLHEVGGAILPSEMWSQHSRRAGETQLGGEKLLSSEPGLSSWISALPTDSMLNCLLYNSPKYEASFPWMEGTLFLPVEGKEIQEAWAVVLEPVAMHQRCFQKPVRIFLKGTAVQWSLPMCGTMGSDSWTLRSPEEGPSTQRALFQQLVNRLTAEELHLVATVDPGDGGPPITGVMSPLSASATVLTVVRTEEARFQSPALQAVVTESPQGAAPLFPDVVDVVLSQTHNLPEGPAASAPPSPEWVQQELSRTSPWTPAVSESWFPCSNLSGTSSSLMESFCLLQAASSDEEKPSQSEGELTRRLAELYLRKTREESAAAGQEDSRKKRGGPCTPVRQKMNAMCRSLKMLNVARLNVKAQKLHPDASPEAAGEKGVQKPAGGRAVGRLESRGRTRSSKPKDFKTEEDLQSYLHESYQKTVATGGAVLHSCAQNMISTMRAFLKSKGSQDLEMDCLAQVKSTLLKTSKSLRQHIGKNLGTEDRVRECQLQVFLRLELCRQCPSVPDRVDTVEQAVEEVTDLLRTVCLTEDSAYLAKFLEEILGLYTDSIPETLGKLYDSLGFVIPQKLADVLPTDFFSDDSMTQASQSPLRSVPLPSSAPRSASDGAESHQLQELRTRSAKKRRKNALRRHKSVAEISQTRRQIEIPKVSKRAAKNENSHPGRQQPSLPLKDTVQEVTKVRRNLFNQEFSPSKRLAKRGLPRSHSVSAVEGLAQELDNAERPKGHRRLLTRTVAETPEHKQVSRRLLHRQVKGRSSDPGPDINVVEESPEREISLRRSPRIKQLSLSRTSSGPSYSVSPPKSQSAQRGHSLQQNKPDQREHSTIPSIPSPKKLLFGAMSQGLSRSGKGSARTQRPSGKKLAAGAPTDYQTLRKSARKSPSSPAAAAGRLPPGTSQSPLRTPERRSKPPAARTPARQALFRSLQDSSTHGCDLPSPPKLLAWKGCPLLERGASPLGKIPRTPTRPHGQPLGFLQDPAWSPAVNSSLGSLSWLAAAVVLSTGQCRPGSPTLSMGSLQSHPPGEAATGVRGDTALVGTPPNQKHQHPRILRASQGEDPAQKQKVKAVRTPERSGDTPTTPFSPVSPKEPLPSPVCEVSRSPLRTPPAQSPPPGQVDWKAAWNLCSGALFLSHPAPSAAPKTSQSANHDVMPGRPHSHIRTRDRRASDPEGEPSSSAAPAAGGTDSPAAITDTGKHLKDMDPSSPQSPQRHCGPGPGFSSDWHRSSPLLIAGDTEHLSLLEEAQYHGARGRSSNASPTGEGVDERPSLSPLGDPLSPPRCGPSSPPTPPCTLSCSEHRGPRLAATPTRLSGAPAKMQTYEVELEMQASGVPKVGIKKRDASPWSEAEPPRRAQSVPPALSVPRGSKSCKPETTYMSTPCLRPSHSSPSKSGGQTYICQSCTPSTPSPFQTDVGVPWTPSPKHSGKTTPDRIKDWPRRKRVVLRSLGATTGRGDAGSDLPVGGSLLRLEGKEPGLELSISRSPFLGDFELEGVCQLPDQSPTGDSEWKVEEAFSWGQFGLGPRKRLLSTEEEVDCEAKRVCDMLRGDWEVGQSEERSPRMGVQQIPATGVNEALVSGSPPLPGCAPRSCLSASGLQVLTQSPLLFPGKTGSSQRRDATDEDTDVCPPTTEDSPFSLAFSRRRPISRTYSRKKLIS, encoded by the exons ATGGCCTGTTGTCACAACGTAATGCTGCTGCTGGATACCGCGGGCGGCGCCGCCGGCCAGAACTTGGCCCGGCGGGCCTCCCTGCGCCTCCTCATCTACCTCAGCTGCCGATTCGGCCTGGCCAGGGTCCGCTGGGCCTTCCGGTTCTTTGACTCTCTGGGGGCGCGGAGCCGGCCCTCCCGCGTTTCTGACTTCCGCGAGCTGGGGACCCGGTCCTGGGAGGACTTcgaggaggagctggaggcccGGTTCGGGGACGGCGCCCCCGGCGCCCACCTGCCCGGCCTGGCGCCCAGGGCCGCCCACACGCACAGCGCCCTGATGGAGACGCTGCTGGACTACCAGTGGGACCGGCCCGAGATCACGTCGCCCACCAAGCCGGTGCTGCGCAGCAGCGGCAGGAGGCTGCTGGACGTGGAGAGCGAGGCCAGGGAGGCCGAGACCGCGCTCGGGGGCTTTGGGAACGCCGTCTTCCTGCTGGCCCCCTGTCCGCACTCCCAGAGGGAGCTGCTGCAGTTCGTGTCGGGCTGCGAGGCCCGGGCGCGGGGCCCGCCGCCCGCCGCTAGACAGCTGACGGAAAAGGTGCTGCCCAAGAGGGTCCAGGAAGGCATGATGGCCCGAAAAATCACCCTGTACTGGGTGGACACCGCCGAGAGGTCGCGG TTGCGGGAGTCCCCAGACCATCTGGGGTACTGGGCGGTATGTGAACTGCTCCACGAGGTAGGCGGTGCTATCTTGCCTTCAGAAATGTGGAGCCAGCACAGCAGGAGAGCTGGGGAAACCCAGCTTGGTGGTGAAAAGCTGCTGTCAAGTGAACCGGGCCTCTCCTCGTGGATTTCAGCCCTGCCAACCGATTCTATGTTGAACTGCTTACTCTATAACTCTCCCAAGTACGAAGCCTCCTTTCCATGGATGGAAGGAACGTTATTTCTCCCTGTTGAAG GCAAAGAGATTCAGGAGGCATGGGCAGTTGTCCTGGAGCCCGTGGCCATGCATCAGAGATGCTTTCAGAAACCAGTCCGGATTTTTCTAAAAGGCACGGCGGTCCAGTGGTCTCTGCCGATGTGCGGCACCATGGGCTCTGACAGCTGGACGCTCCGGAGTCCGGAGGAGGGTCCATCAACTCAAAGGGCGTTATTTCAGCAGCTGGTGAACAGGCTGACTGCTGAAGAGTTACATCTG GTTGCCACTGTGGACCCCGGGGACGGTGGGCCGCCCATCACCGGAGTTATGTCCCCGCTGTCTGCCAGTGCTACAGTTCTCACCGTGGTCCGCACGGAGGAGGCCAGATTTCAAAGCCCTGCTCTCCAGGCAGTGGTGACAGAGAGCCCCCAGGGTGCAGCGCCCCTTTTCCCCGATGTTGTGGATGTTGTGTTGAGTCAGACTCACAACTTGCCGGAAGGTCCTGCTGCCTCCG CACCTCCCAGCCCGGAGTGGGTCCAGCAGGAGCTCAGCCGCACCTCGCCCTGGACCCCTGCTGTGTCCGAGAGCTGGTTTCCCTGCTCCAACCTGAGCGGCACCAGTTCCAGCTTGATGGAGTCATTTTG CTTACTGCAGGCTGCGTCATCTGATGAGGAGAAACCCTCCCAGTCGGAAGGGGAACTAACACGGCGCCTGGCCGAGCTCTACCTGAGAAAGACTCGCGAGGAATCCGCGGCGGCTGGCCAGGAGGACAGCAGAAAGAAAC GGGGCGGCCCTTGTACTCCGGTGAGGCAGAAGATGAACGCCATGTGCCGCTCCCTAAAGATGCTGAACGTGGCGAGGCTCAATGTCAAGGCTCAGAAGTTGCATCCGGATGCCAGCCCAGAAGCCGCCGGGGAGAAGGGGGTCCAAAAGCCAGCCGGCGGGAGAGCAGTGGGTAGACTGGAAAGCAGAGGAAGAACACGGAGCTCCAAACCCAAAG aTTTTAAAACTGAGGAGGACCTTCAATCTTACCTGCATGAAAGTTACCAAAAGACTGTGGCCACAGGAGGAGCCGTGTTGCATTCATGTGCTCAGAACATGATCTCAACCATGAGAGCTTTCCTGAAGTCCAAAGGCAGCCAGGACCTAGAG ATGGACTGCCTGGCCCAAGTGAAAAGCACCCTCTTAAAGACCAGCAAAAGTCTCAGACAGCATATAGGAAAGAACCTGGGTACAGAAGACAGAGTCAGAGA GTGCCAGCTTCAGGTGTTCCTGCGCCTGGAGCTGTGTCGGCAGTGCCCGTCGGTACCTGACCGTGTGGACACCGTGGAGCAGGCAGTGGAGGAG GTGACAGATTTGCTGCGCACGGTGTGTTTAACCGAGGATTCCGCGTACCTGGCCAAGTTCCTGGAAGAAATTCTGGGCTT GTACACTGACTCCATCCCCGAGACACTCGGGAAACTCTACGACAGCCTGGGCTTCGTCATCCCTCAGAAGCTGGCCGACGTTCTTCCGACAGACTTTTTCAGTGACGACTCCATGACGCAGGCCAGCCAATCACCGCTTCGTTCTGTGCCTCTTCCGTCAAGTGCTCCCAGGTCAGCGTCTGACGGCGCTGAATCCCACCAACTGCAGGAGCTTCGAACGCGATCGGCGAAGAAGAGGAG gaaaaatgcacTACGAAGACATAAAAGCGTTGCGGAGATTTCACAGACTCGTCGTCAAATTGAAATTCCCAAGGTGTCCAAGAGAGCCGCCAAAAAC GAGAACTCTCACCCCGGTCGTCAGCAGCCTTCACTCCCCCTGAAGGACACAGTGCAAG AAGTGACCAAAGTTCGAAGAAATCTCTTCAACCAGGAATTTTCCCCTTCGAAGAGATTGGCAAAACGGGGGCTGCCTCGAAGCCACTCGGTGTCCGCCGTGGAAGGCCTGGCGCAGGAGCTTGACAATGCTGAGAGGCCCAAAG GTCACCGCAGACTGCTGACGAGGACCGTGGCTGAGACTCCGGAGCACAAGCAGGTGTCCAGGAGGCTGCTGCACAGACAGGTCAAGGGCAG ATCCTCTGATCCCGGTCCTGACATCAATGTCGTTGAGGAGTCCCCGGAAAGAG AAATAAGTCTGAGAAGAAGCCCTCGAATCAAACAGCTGTCACTCAGCAGGACAAGTTCTGGTCCCTCTTACTCCGTGTCTCCGCCGAAGTCTCAAAGTGCGCAAAGAGGTCACTCACTTCAGCAGAACAAGCCAG ACCAAAGAGAACATTCTACCATCCCAAGTATTCCGTCTCCAAAGAAGCTTCTTTTCGGGGCCATGTCTCAGGGGCTCAGTCGCTCAGGGAAGGGCTCAGCTCGGACTCAACGGCCTTCAGGAAAGAAACTGGCTGCTGGGGCGCCCACAGACTACCAG ACTCTCAGGAAGAGTGCCCGGAAATCTCCTAGCTCTCCTGCAGCTGCAGCTGGAAGGCTCCCTCCTGGTACCTCGCAGTCGCCACTGCGCACCCCTGAAAGGCGCTCGAAGCCCCCTGCAGCCCGAACCCCAGCCCGACAGGCACTGTTCCGGTCCCTTCAGGATTCCTCCACGCATGGCTGCGATCTACCTTCTCCACCAAAACTCCTTGCATGGAAAGGATGCCCCCTGCTGGAAAGAGGTGCCTCTCCACTTGGAAAGATACCCAGAACTCCTACAAGGCCACATGGCCAGCCCCTTGGGTTTTTACAGGATCCTGCCTGGTCACCTGCCGTGAACTCCAGTCTGGGAAGCTTGTCTTGGCTGGCTGCTGCCGTGGTGCTGTCCACTGGCCAGTGCAGGCCTGGGAGTCCGACTCTCAGCATGGGCTCTCTCCAGTCGCACCCCCCCGGAGAGGCAGCGACGGGGGTGCGAGGGGACACAGCCCTCGTGGGCACACCTCCCAACCAGAAACACCAACATCCCCGCATCCTCAGAGCCTCTCAGGGTGAGGACCCAGCACAGAAACAGAAGGTCAAAGCTGTCAGAACCCCAGAGAGATCCGGGGACACACCCACAACGCCTTTCTCGCCTGTTTCTCCAAAGGAGCCTCTGCCCTCTCCCGTCTGTGAGGTTTCCCGGAGCCCACTCAGGACACCTCCAGCACAATCTCCTCCCCCTGGACAGGTGGACTGGAAAGCAGCCTGGAACCTGTGCAGCGGAGCCCTGTTTCTCTCCCATCCCGCCCCTTCAGCTGCCCCCAAAACCTCTCAGAGCGCTAACCATGATGTCATGCCCGGTCGGCCCCACTCTCACATCAGGACAAGGGACAGAAGGGCCTCTGATCCAGAGGGTGAGCCCAGCTCCTCGGCTGCTCCTGCAGCTGGTGGCACAGACAGCCCGGCTGCCATCACCGACACTGGAAAGCACCTGAAGGACATggacccctcctcccctcagtcTCCCCAAAGGCACtgtggccctgggcctggcttCAGCAGTGACTGGCATCGTTCCTCTCCTTTGCTCATCGCAGGGGACACGGAGCACCTCTCTCTCCTGGAGGAAGCCCAGTACCATGGTGCCAGGGGCCGGAGCAGCAATGCTTCTCCCACAGGTGAAGGTGTGGATGAGAGACCATCTCTGTCTCCCCTCGGGGATCCCCTGTCACCTCCTCgctgtgggcccagctcccccCCAACACCGCCCTGCACCCTGAGCTGTTCTGAACACAGAGGGCCACGCCTGGCAGCCACTCCCACCCGGCTCTCAGGAGCCCCCGCCAAGATGCAGACTTACGAGGTAGAGCTGGAGATGCAGGCTTCCGGTGTGCCCAAGGTCGGAATCAAAAAAAGAGACGCCAGCCCTTGGTCAGAAGCTGAGCCCCCAAGGAGGGCCCAGAGTGTGCCCCCCGCTCTCAGTGTGCCCAGGGGCAGCAAGTCCTGCAAACCCGAGACCACCTACATGTCGACCCCCTGCCTCCGCCCCTcacacagcagccccagcaaGAGTGGCGGGCAAACCTACATCTGCCAGTCCtgcacccccagcacccccagtcCATTTCAGACAGACGTTGGGGTTCCTTGGACACCATCTCCCAAGCATAGTGGGAAGACAACTCCCGACAGGATCAAGGACTGGCCCCGTAGGAAGCGGGTGGTGCTGCGCAGCCTGGGCGCCACCACGGGGCGGGGCGACGCTGGCTCGGACCTTCCTGTGGGCGGGTCGCTGCTCAGACTGGAGGGCAAGGAGCCGGGCCTCGAGCTCAGCATCAGCAGGTCTCCCTTCCTGGGGGATTTTGAGCTCGAGGGGGTGTGTCAGCTGCCAGACCAGTCACCTACCGGAGACAGCGAGTGGAAAGTTGAAGAAGCCTTTTCCTGGGGACAGTTTGGGTTAGGTCCCAGGAAGAGACTACTTTCCACCGAAGAAGAAGTCGACTGTGAAGCCAAGAGGGTCTGTGACATGCTGAGAGGGGACTGGGAAGTTGGTCAGAGCGAGGAGAGGTCCCCAAGGATGGGGGTGCAGCAGATCCCCGCCACGGGGGTTAACGAGGCACTGGTTTCGG GTTCTCCCCCGCTGCCCGGCTGTGCCCCACGCAGCTGCCTGTCTGCCAGCGGGCTCCAGGTGCTAACCCAGTCCCCTCTGCTGTTCCCCGGGAAGACGGGCTCCTCACAGCGCAGAGACGCCACAG ATGAGGACACGGACGTATGTCCCCCAACGACTGAGGACTCGCCTTTCAGCCTAGCCTTTTCCAGGCGACGCCCAATCAGCAGAACCTACTCACGGAAGAAACTGATTAGCTAG